One genomic window of Hemitrygon akajei chromosome 1, sHemAka1.3, whole genome shotgun sequence includes the following:
- the LOC140736198 gene encoding uncharacterized protein, which translates to MRLSRDPDKDRSPSLTSSSPSLTSSSPLASSSPSLTSSSPSLASSSTSLTSSSPSLASSSPLSPSSPSLASSSPSLASSSPLSPLLPPLTSSSPLSPAAPPSHQQLPPCQQLPPLASSSPLSPAAPPLTSSSPSLASSSPSLTSSSPLLPQLPPLASSSPSLASSSPSLTSSSPLASSSPSLTSSSPLMLPDLLSSPSVLYMDFQHLQNLG; encoded by the exons ATGCGTCTCTCGAGAGATCCGGATAAAGACCG ctccccctctctcaccagcagctccccctctctcaccagcagctccccccttgccagcagctccccctctctcaccagcaGCTCCCCCTCTCTCGCCAGCAGCTCCACCTCTCTCACCAGCAGCTCCCCCTCTCTCGCCAGCAGCTCCCCTCTCTCACCA agctccccctctctcgccagcagctccccctctctcgccagcagctcccccctctcacca CTGCTCCCccctctcaccagcagctcccCCCTCTCGCCAGCAGCTCCCccctctcaccagcagctcccCCCTTGCCAGCAGCTCCCCCCTCTCGCCAGCAGCTCCCCCCTCTCGCCAGCAGCTCCccctctcaccagcagctccccctctctcgccagcagctccccctctctcaccagcaGCTCCCCCCTCTTACCA CAGCTCCCCCCTCTCGCCAGCAGCTCCCCCTCTCTCGCCAGcagctccccctctctcaccagcagctccccccttgccagcagctccccctctctcaccagcaGCTCCCCCCTT atgctgcctgacctgctgagttcccccagcgttTTGtacatggatttccagcatctgcagaacctcgggTGA